One Brassica napus cultivar Da-Ae chromosome A1, Da-Ae, whole genome shotgun sequence genomic region harbors:
- the LOC106413813 gene encoding small polypeptide DEVIL 15 — protein sequence MDVKKLRNFTEEDSILQTMYFSCSSSSSKHVFPRSFSTKTSPSTSPKSLFKRSFSTKTLSSPSPESQFTRSFSTKALSSSSSSDPTFRRSFSTKPKTSKSLFDLSRNSSTKCSSDLSSKSSLSRCLSQKGASVTQKWCRVAKEHKSRLYIIKRCVLMLVCWHKHS from the coding sequence ATGGATGTGAAAAAGCTAAGGAACTTCACGGAGGAAGATTCCATCTTGCAAACCATGTATTTCTCTTgctcttcgtcttcttcaaaacacgttttcccaaGAAGCTTCTCAACTAAAACTTCTCCTTCTACATCTCCGAAATCCCTTTTCAAGAGAAGCTTCTCAACTAAAACATTATCTTCTCCATCTCCGGAGTCCCAATTCACGAGAAGCTTCTCAACGAAAGCTTTGTCTTCTTCTAGTTCTTCGGATCCCACTTTCAGACGGAGTTTCTCCACCAAACCTAAAACTTCGAAGTCTCTATTTGATCTTTCTAGAAACAGTTCTACCAAATGTTCATCTGATTTATCTTCCAAGTCATCACTCTCTAGGTGCCTGTCTCAGAAAGGAGCTTCGGTGACCCAAAAATGGTGTAGAGTAGCAAAGGAGCACAAGTCCCGATTGTACATCATCAAACGCTGTGTTTTGATGCTCGTTTGCTGGCACAAACATTCCTGA
- the LOC106415461 gene encoding scarecrow-like protein 30 isoform X2, giving the protein MLFCKYPLMGSDSTTVLDLAANQGTILTPEPAASPVSKNLNLRTFLLRRNLQNLRTVLLKPNLRLALQAAERSFFEVLQEDQKPSDQDDSSLENLSPLHQPTSGFTGSPEITSEESTRRYHRLRDDEEEDDLQGGRKSKLPAISVVDELAEKLEEVLLVCQKKDHGEATPNKTGRAKGSLNRSKPQKSDQPVDMRNLLMQCAQAVASFDQSRAFEKLKEIREHSSSHGDATQRLGYHLANALEARITGTMKTPAFDVLSRTSMVDILKAYKEFVQACPTLAMCYYTANRSIFELASKATALHIVDFGILYGFQWPCLIQALSARPGGPPKLRVTGIELPQPGFRPSERVEETGRRLKRFCDKFSVPFEYNFIAKAWDTITLDELVINSGETTVVNCILRLQYTPDETVSLNSPRDTALKLFRDINPDLFVFAEINGTYNSPFFLTRFREAMFHCSSLFDMFESNISEENDCRTLVERELIIKDAMSVIACEGAERFARPETYKQWQVRILRAGFRPAKLNKQIMKEGKELVRDRYHKDFVIDNDNHWMFQGWKGRVLYALSCWKPAKKQ; this is encoded by the exons ATGCTATTCTGCAAGTACCCGTTGATGGGTTCAGATTCGACAACGGTTCTGGATCTTGCTGCAAACCAAGGAACAATCTTGACTCCGGAACCAGCCGCTTCACCTGTTTCAAAGAATCTGAATCTCAGAACCTTTCTTCTCCGACGGAATCTACAGAATCTCAGAACCGTTCTTCTCAAACCGAATCTACG tttggctcTACAAGCCGCAGAGAGATCTTTCTTTGAAGTGCTTCAGGAGGATCAAAAACCGTCTGATCAAGACGACTCTTCTCTTGAAAACTTGAGCCCATTACATCAACCGACCTCAGGTTTCACGGGATCGCCTGAGATTACTTCTGAGGAATCAACAAGAAGGTACCACCGTCtaagagatgatgaagaagaagatgatcttCAGGGTGGAAGGAAATCAAAGCTCCCAGCAATCTCTGTGGTGGATGAGCTGGCTGAAAAGTTGGAGGAAGTGTTGTTGGTGTGTCAAAAGAAAGATCATGGAGAAGCAACACCGAACAAAACCGGACGAGCAAAGGGATCTCTAAACCGATCCAAGCCTCAGAAGTCAGATCAGCCAGTGGATATGAGGAATCTCCTGATGCAGTGCGCGCAAGCAGTGGCTAGCTTTGACCAGAGCAGAGCTTTCGAGAAACTGAAGGAGATTAGGGAACACTCTTCTAGCCACGGCGACGCAACTCAGAGGCTTGGTTACCACTTGGCAAATGCGCTTGAAGCACGCATCACGGGGACCATGAAGACACCAGCGTTTGATGTTTTGAGCAGAACATCGATGGTTGACATTTTGAAGGCGTACAAGGAGTTTGTTCAGGCTTGCCCTACCCTAGCAATGTGTTACTACACTGCAAACAGAAGTATCTTTGAGCTTGCGTCCAAAGCAACCGCACTTCACATCGTTGACTTCGGGATCCTCTATGGCTTCCAGTGGCCTTGTCTTATACAAGCCCTTTCAGCACGTCCTGGCGGACCACCAAAGCTCCGTGTGACGGGCATCGAGCTGCCTCAGCCAGGATTCCGCCCGTCAGAGCGGGTAGAAGAGACTGGTCGGAGACTGAAGCGGTTCTGTGACAAGTTCAGTGTCCCTTTCGAGTACAACTTCATAGCCAAAGCCTGGGACACCATAACTCTTGATGAGCTGGTGATCAATAGTGGAGAGACAACAGTTGTCAACTGCATCCTCCGACTACAATACACTCCTGATGAAACCGTGTCCCTAAACTCTCCCAGAGACACGGCTCTGAAACTGTTTAGAGATATCAATCCTGACCTCTTTGTGTTTGCAGAGATTAACGGGACGTACAACTCGCCCTTCTTCCTAACAAGGTTTAGAGAAGCTATGTTCCATTGCTCCTCCCTCTTTGACATGTTTGAGAGCAACATATCAGAAGAGAATGATTGCAGGACCTTGGTGGAGCGGGAGCTAATCATAAAGGATGCGATGAGTGTGATCGCCTGTGAAGGGGCTGAGCGGTTTGCGAGGCCAGAGACCTACAAGCAGTGGCAAGTTAGGATCCTAAGAGCCGGGTTTAGGCCAGCGAAACTAAACAAACAGATCATGAAGGAAGGGAAGGAGTTAGTAAGAGACCGTTACCACAAAGATTTCGTGATCGACAACGATAACCACTGGATGTTTCAGGGATGGAAAGGAAGAGTCCTCTATGCTCTTTCCTGCTGGAAACCTGCTAAGAAGcaataa
- the LOC106415461 gene encoding scarecrow-like protein 30 isoform X1, with protein sequence MDAILQVPVDGFRFDNGSGSCCKPRNNLDSGTSRFTCFKESESQNLSSPTESTESQNRSSQTESTVCSTNHPVLKYINDMLMEEDIEEQSCMLEDSLALQAAERSFFEVLQEDQKPSDQDDSSLENLSPLHQPTSGFTGSPEITSEESTRRYHRLRDDEEEDDLQGGRKSKLPAISVVDELAEKLEEVLLVCQKKDHGEATPNKTGRAKGSLNRSKPQKSDQPVDMRNLLMQCAQAVASFDQSRAFEKLKEIREHSSSHGDATQRLGYHLANALEARITGTMKTPAFDVLSRTSMVDILKAYKEFVQACPTLAMCYYTANRSIFELASKATALHIVDFGILYGFQWPCLIQALSARPGGPPKLRVTGIELPQPGFRPSERVEETGRRLKRFCDKFSVPFEYNFIAKAWDTITLDELVINSGETTVVNCILRLQYTPDETVSLNSPRDTALKLFRDINPDLFVFAEINGTYNSPFFLTRFREAMFHCSSLFDMFESNISEENDCRTLVERELIIKDAMSVIACEGAERFARPETYKQWQVRILRAGFRPAKLNKQIMKEGKELVRDRYHKDFVIDNDNHWMFQGWKGRVLYALSCWKPAKKQ encoded by the coding sequence ATGGATGCTATTCTGCAAGTACCCGTTGATGGGTTCAGATTCGACAACGGTTCTGGATCTTGCTGCAAACCAAGGAACAATCTTGACTCCGGAACCAGCCGCTTCACCTGTTTCAAAGAATCTGAATCTCAGAACCTTTCTTCTCCGACGGAATCTACAGAATCTCAGAACCGTTCTTCTCAAACCGAATCTACGGTATGTTCAACCAACCACCCTGTTTTGAAGTACATCAATGACATGTTGATGGAGGAAGATATTGAAGAACAGTCTTGTATgttggaagacagtttggctcTACAAGCCGCAGAGAGATCTTTCTTTGAAGTGCTTCAGGAGGATCAAAAACCGTCTGATCAAGACGACTCTTCTCTTGAAAACTTGAGCCCATTACATCAACCGACCTCAGGTTTCACGGGATCGCCTGAGATTACTTCTGAGGAATCAACAAGAAGGTACCACCGTCtaagagatgatgaagaagaagatgatcttCAGGGTGGAAGGAAATCAAAGCTCCCAGCAATCTCTGTGGTGGATGAGCTGGCTGAAAAGTTGGAGGAAGTGTTGTTGGTGTGTCAAAAGAAAGATCATGGAGAAGCAACACCGAACAAAACCGGACGAGCAAAGGGATCTCTAAACCGATCCAAGCCTCAGAAGTCAGATCAGCCAGTGGATATGAGGAATCTCCTGATGCAGTGCGCGCAAGCAGTGGCTAGCTTTGACCAGAGCAGAGCTTTCGAGAAACTGAAGGAGATTAGGGAACACTCTTCTAGCCACGGCGACGCAACTCAGAGGCTTGGTTACCACTTGGCAAATGCGCTTGAAGCACGCATCACGGGGACCATGAAGACACCAGCGTTTGATGTTTTGAGCAGAACATCGATGGTTGACATTTTGAAGGCGTACAAGGAGTTTGTTCAGGCTTGCCCTACCCTAGCAATGTGTTACTACACTGCAAACAGAAGTATCTTTGAGCTTGCGTCCAAAGCAACCGCACTTCACATCGTTGACTTCGGGATCCTCTATGGCTTCCAGTGGCCTTGTCTTATACAAGCCCTTTCAGCACGTCCTGGCGGACCACCAAAGCTCCGTGTGACGGGCATCGAGCTGCCTCAGCCAGGATTCCGCCCGTCAGAGCGGGTAGAAGAGACTGGTCGGAGACTGAAGCGGTTCTGTGACAAGTTCAGTGTCCCTTTCGAGTACAACTTCATAGCCAAAGCCTGGGACACCATAACTCTTGATGAGCTGGTGATCAATAGTGGAGAGACAACAGTTGTCAACTGCATCCTCCGACTACAATACACTCCTGATGAAACCGTGTCCCTAAACTCTCCCAGAGACACGGCTCTGAAACTGTTTAGAGATATCAATCCTGACCTCTTTGTGTTTGCAGAGATTAACGGGACGTACAACTCGCCCTTCTTCCTAACAAGGTTTAGAGAAGCTATGTTCCATTGCTCCTCCCTCTTTGACATGTTTGAGAGCAACATATCAGAAGAGAATGATTGCAGGACCTTGGTGGAGCGGGAGCTAATCATAAAGGATGCGATGAGTGTGATCGCCTGTGAAGGGGCTGAGCGGTTTGCGAGGCCAGAGACCTACAAGCAGTGGCAAGTTAGGATCCTAAGAGCCGGGTTTAGGCCAGCGAAACTAAACAAACAGATCATGAAGGAAGGGAAGGAGTTAGTAAGAGACCGTTACCACAAAGATTTCGTGATCGACAACGATAACCACTGGATGTTTCAGGGATGGAAAGGAAGAGTCCTCTATGCTCTTTCCTGCTGGAAACCTGCTAAGAAGcaataa